The following are from one region of the Silene latifolia isolate original U9 population chromosome 9, ASM4854445v1, whole genome shotgun sequence genome:
- the LOC141602099 gene encoding protein FAR-RED IMPAIRED RESPONSE 1-like, which translates to MVHLTQTRELNIVHKKMIVDNSKVNKGPVMTYRMFKEYVRGYQNVGASLEDFKNFSRDIKKFLSEGDAQMLIENFMKIKRMCPSFYFDFEVDEKGKNKYRMIFTPFTGVDHHKRCVTFGAGLLINESKESFAWLFTRFLEDMGGRYPVCIITDEHLGIEGGLKKVFKDKVQHRYCMWHILKKFPEKVGPVICRETEFLKEINSCVWGEDVEPAEFEERWTAIVQAHGLSNNEWLQEKYGIRQFWIPAYLRDLLLGGLMRTTSRSESENHFFSNFTNPNLTLVEFWMRFESAMDTQRWPQSKLIAQSKYSFPDLATPLDLEKHAAETYTPRIFEEFKVEIKAACFTCAIGDKEKDKNHAILYIDVKDRERKKDYKVGYKTAEVKLVCNCKKFERHGILCRHILCVLKDYGFEKIPSEYLLNRWSKLATRHPNFNSMGGFCDCRSVDAQKNKPINCGRNVHLCVTS; encoded by the exons ATGGTACATCTGACGCAAACGAGAGAATTGAATATAGTTCATAAAAAAATGATAGTTGACAACTCAAAGGTTAACAAAGGTCCAGTTATGACCTATAGGATGTTTAAGGAGTATGTCAGAGGTTATCAGAATGTGGGTGCTTCATTGGAAGACTTTAAAAACTTTTCAAGGGATATCAAAAAGTTCTTGTCAGAAGGGGATGCTCAAATGCTTATTGagaattttatgaaaataaaaagaATGTGTCCATCCTTTTACTTTGACTTTGAGGTAGATGAGAAAG GAAAAAATAAGTATAGAATGATATTCACCCCTTTCACAGGGGTGGATCATCATAAGAGATGTGTGACCTTTGGGGCAGGGCTTCTTATTAATGAGAGCAAGGAGTCATTTGCTTGGTTATTTACGAGATTCCTAGAAGATATGGGGGGTCGTTATCCTGTTTGTATAATAACTGACGAACATTTGGGGATAGAAGGAGGACTTAAAAAAGTCTTTAAAGATAAAGTGCAACatagatattgcatgtggcacatattGAAGAAGTTTCCAGAGAAGGTAGGGCCTGTGATATGTAGAGAAACTGAGTTTTTGAAAGAGATAAACTCATGTGTTTGGGGCGAAGATGTGGAGCCTGCTGAATTTGAGGAAAGATGGACAGCCATTGTGCAAGCTCATGGGTTGTCGAATAATGAGTGGCTTCAGGAAAAGTATGGCATTAGACAATTTTGGATTCCAGCTTACCTTCGTGACTTGTTATTAGGAGGGTTGATGAGAACCACCTCGAGGTCCGAGTCAGAAAATCATTTTTTTAGCAATTTCACTAATCCAAATTTGACCCTTGTTGAATTTTGGATGCGCTTTGAGAGTGCAATGGATACACAACGATGGCCTCAATCAAAACTGATTGCACAATCTAAGTACTCGTTTCCTGACTTGGCTACTCCTCTAGACCTGGAAAAGCATGCAGCAGAAACCTATACTCCGAGAATTTTCGAGGAGTTCAAAGTGGAAATAAAAGCAGCATGCTTTACATGTGCCATTGGGgacaaagaaaaagataagaatcaTGCAATTCTCTACATAGATGTCAAGGATCGTGAGAGAAAGAAAGACTATAAGGTGGGTTATAAGACAGCTGAAGTGAAACTAGTATGCAATTGCAAGAAATTTGAACGACATGGAATACTTTGTCGACATATTCTCTGTGTCCTTAAAGATTATGGTTTTGAGAAAATTCCAAGCGAATACCTACTTAATAGGTGGAGCAAACTAGCAACCCGCCACCCAAACTTCAATTCGATGGGCGGTTTTTGCGATTGCAGATCGGTCGATGCACAAAAGAACAAACCGATCAATTGTGGTCGAAATGTTCACTTGTGTGTCACTAGTTGA
- the LOC141602100 gene encoding protein FAR-RED IMPAIRED RESPONSE 1-like — protein sequence MQQLFHTFVASETGENTIHNLGLRYTPGGSEEWNRMVENGFKPALGLMFVKLEEAIEFYNLYAVACGFIPRKYTQTRFRDEEKKKRKRSVEPKKTKITRFGCKAKIRFCAVFNDLKELIGYAIDTFYEGHNHKLCSLKEREFQKNVRTLNLYMKQTIVNNCKLNIGATKTFRILAEQSNGYANIGASLNDFNNFKRNIKCYIGENDADMILDYLKALSQSQDGFYYAYQVDEDNCLAKLFWADAQARMNYSLFGDTITFDPTYGTNKYRMAFTPFTGVDNHKKSSAMEQQRYNHRFLDAASDSTLPQVSSKTMIEKHASKIYTHTVFYEFQEQVQMAPCSCAVVGFFEQGNMHIINVEDAYGKHRIFQVAHNNESKETTCTCKMFERKGILCKHIIWIISGKGLQSIPEQYIETRWTKKSYRKPLYGLDGKLLQDYDPTDLRKLELSRVWSEFYATISVLNSMPDNQIKELSLMLLQFREKINPTKESLTKDQELEMLLGCSAKSNITVLPPKIAKNKGSRMRMKSNKDKAIEKASKPKRLCNNCKQMGHHDKRNCPNPD from the exons ATGCAACAACTTTTTCACACCTTTGTTGCGTCTGAAACAGGAGAAAATACTATCCATAATCTGGGATTGAGATATACTCCAGGTGGCAGTGAGGAGTGGAATAGGATGGTAGAAAATGGTTTCAAACCTGCTCTGGGGTTAATGTTTGTAAAGCTGGAGGAGGCAATAGAGTTTTACAATTTATATGCTGTGGCTTGTGGTTTCATACCAAGGAAGTACACACAAACAAGATTCCGTGATG aagagaaaaaaaagaggaaaaggtCTGTAGagccaaagaaaacaaaaataacaagatttGGTTGCAAGGCAAAAATACGGTTTTGTGCTGTATTCAATGACCTTAAGGAGCTAATAGGGTATGCTATTGATACATTTTATGAAGGTCATAATCACAAGCTCTGCTCACTCAAAGAACGGGAATTCCAGAAAAACGTAAGAACACTTAACCTTTACATGAAGCAgacaattgttaacaattgtaAACTCAACATCGGGGCTACCAAGACTTTTAGAATTCTGGCGGAACAATCAAATGGGTATGCAAACATTGGTGCATCTCTCAATGATTTCAATAACTTCaaaagaaatattaaatgttatatagGTGAGAATGATGCTGACATGATTCTCGATTATTTAAAGGCGCTTTCTCAATCGCAAGATGGCTTTTACTATGCTTACCAAGTTGATGAGGATAATTGTTTGGCTAAACTCTTTTGGGCAGATGCACAAGCAAGAATGAATTATTCCTTGTTTGGGGACACCATCACCTTTGATCCTACTTACGGTACTAACAAGTACCGCATGGCCTTCACCCCATTCACTGGTGTTGACAACCACAAAAAATCG AGTGCAATGGAACAACAACGCTATAATCACAGATTTCTTGATGCTGCAAGTGACAGCACATTGCCACAGGTTTCTTCTAAGACAATGATTGAAAAACATGCctctaaaatctacacacatactGTTTTCTATGAGTTCCAAGAGCAAGTGCAAATGGCTCCCTGTTCGTGTGCCGTTGTTGGATTTTTCGAGCAAGGAAACATGCACATTATAAATGTTGAAGATGCCTACGGGAAGCATAGAATATTTCAG GTTGCTCACAATAACGAATCAAAGGAAACAACATGTACGTGCAAGATGTTTGAGAGGAAAGGAATCCTTTGTAAACACATTATATGGATTATATCAGGAAAAGGACTGCAAAGCATACCGGAGCAGTACATCGAAACTAGATGGACgaagaaatcatatagaaagcctTTGTATGGACTGGATGGAAAGTTATTGCAAGACTACGATCCCACTGATTTGAGAAAATTGGAATTATCAAGGGTATGGTCAGAGTTTTATGCAACAATAAGTGTTCTTAACTCGATGCCTGATAATCAAATCAAGGAGCTAAGTTTGATGCTTTTACAATTCCGAGAGAAAATAAATCCAACCAAAGAGAGCTTGACAAAGGATCAAGAACTGGAAATGCTCTTAGGTTGTTCAGCAAAATCAAATATTACTGTTCTTCCACCCAAGATTGCAAAAAACAAAGGAAGCCGCATGAGAATGAAATCAAACAAGGATAAGGCAATTGAGAAGGCGAGCAAACCGAAGAGGCTATGTAATAACTGCAAACAAATGGGACATCATGACAAGAGAAACTGTCCAAATCC tGATTGA